From Astyanax mexicanus isolate ESR-SI-001 chromosome 11, AstMex3_surface, whole genome shotgun sequence, the proteins below share one genomic window:
- the LOC125804907 gene encoding collagen alpha-3(VI) chain-like: protein MKDFVLKVVNKLNVAEDKDRVSVVQFSRDPETHFYLNSYTTKDDVLDTVRVLRHKGGRPLNTGAALQHVRDNVFTASSGSRRLEGVPQILILLSGGRSFDNVDVPASALKDMGVLIFTVGSRSSDSRELQRISYEPSYALSVSEFTDLPNVQEQLLNTVEAVTVSVTPASPTPTGMSV from the coding sequence ATGAAGGACTTTGTCCTAAAAGTTGTGAACAAGCTGAATGTAGCTGAGGACAAAGACCGTGTTTCTGTAGTCCAGTTCAGCAGAGATCCTGAAACCCATTTCTACCTGAACTCGTACACAACAAAGGATGACGTTCTTGACACAGTTAGAGTGCTCAGGCACAAAGGAGGAAGACCACTGAACACCGGAGCCGCTCTCCAGCACGTCAGAGACAATGTCTTCACTGCCTCCTCCGGCAGCAGACGTCTGGAGGGCGTGCCACAGATACTGATCCTGCTGAGTGGCGGCAGGTCATTTGACAACGTTGATGTGCCAGCCTCTGCTCTGAAGGACATGGGAGTCTTGATATTCACAGTAGGCTCAAGGAGCTCTGATAGCAGAGAACTGCAGAGGATTTCATACGAGCCTAGTTATGCTCTGTCTGTGTCAGAATTCACTGACCTTCCAAATGTCCAAGAGCAGCTTCTGAACACTGTTGAGGCTGTTACTGTTTCTGTCACGCCAGCATCACCAACTCCTACCGGTATGTCTGTGTGA